Part of the Oreochromis aureus strain Israel breed Guangdong linkage group 20, ZZ_aureus, whole genome shotgun sequence genome, AAATTCCACATTGCCCAACACATCTCAGCTTCCCTGTGCAGGTTAAATGGCATATCAACCATGCTTGGAACAAATTATCCAATCTGAACAAACATCagcataaacattttaaaataactcAATGCTCCGTTTACCACGTGTTCTTCTGTTGAGAGACAACCTGCTGAGAAATGAAGTAGAGTCAGAAAAACcacaaggaaaagaaagaggcaCAAGTGTAACGTTTCTTTGACTGTTGAGGAACAATGCTCCTCAAGAAGtcctttgtttaaaaaaggatATAATCTTTATAAAGCCCTCATAGTACAGTTAGAATAAACTCCTGCATATCCTTGTcaagaaacaaaggaaacaggTTTATCAACTGCCTATTAAGGCTGCATTTgagattatgaaaaaaaaaaaaaattgcacaatGCAAACCAACTGGCTGCTGGATAATTGTAAGAGAAACAAGCACAAACTAAAGCATCTGGCCAGGTGACTGACATATactataaataaagctgagggTTTTTACTGCCTCTTTGATTCCGACATCCACTTTTCTGTCTCAGATTTGATGTTATGAAGCAAGATATGCTACTCTAAGCTTTAGTTTGCGTCATTCTAGTCTAAACAAAGTGTTGTGTTGTGATGTATGTGAAATGTAGTAGATGACATGACTTGATTAACTCACAAACTACGGTTTCAGTTTTGGATATTGTAACACTTGTATAGACCGATTTGCTCTCTAAATTGAATATTAACAGAGCAAAGGGCGCTCACACTAATCCCTATAAAGCTACACCCTCGTCAACTCCTACTTCCCGCTTGGACTCGAATCAACCTATTGGGTTACTTCCCGACAGTGACCAGGAAGATATCAGCGATAGCTCAAAAAGAAAATTCTGGCATTCTGGGAACGCCAATATTTATGATAAAGTATTACCACAACCCCCCCTTCCCAATAGCCCAGATTTACCACACTTTACGCAGATATCCTCAAGCTGGCGATTTGACCGACtaagagccagcagcaaaatTCAGCCTCAAACTAACCAAGAGATCCATCCTTTCCTATCATCATGTGATTTCTGTTAGCTAGTAAACGCCTGTTGATGTTAATAACCACTTGACTTTGAGTGTTATAAGCATGTATGCTAGGCTAGAGTGCCTAAAAGTCAAGCCACCAGTAAATAAGGCCGTCATTTATTTtgtagaggaaaaaaacaaaacaaacactgttagcATATGGTAGCCTTAGCAATAGCTGTAGGCTCGGCTAACCCTCAAGTCACAACGTAACTTATTAAAACGTTTCGCGAAGCAGTCGCATAACATTAGGTAGCATACCTGCTGCTAGCGGTTTGCCGTGGCTGGGTAACCGCGTGAATTTAATCTGCAGCACGTGCAACCAGGCCCAGAGGTAGTGCATGCCTTCGCCCCAGTAACCTTATAGCACatactatatatttttttaaatcgtaTACAGGATTTATTTAATACTCCAGCTAATGATTGCAACTCTGAACAACTTACCCTGAGTTAGAGGCGCATGTTGCCTTGATGGAGTTGATCCGGAGCTTGTTAGCGACGTCCTTCAGTCCTTGCAGAGTCTTTTCATCGGGTTTGTGGTAGCTAGTCATGGTTTATGGACGTATGGTCGTCTGCTTCAGGTAGTAATCGTGGTTAATTCAATGCGAAGGGTGCTTCCCCCGGTGTCGTCGTTTCAACGTTGGGCCACTGAAATGCTAGCTGACCGGTGTTAAGTACTGGAGAGGAAGGGGAGATGTCGCACAGGACGGGTTTTGTTTCCTCAAACAGCCACGCCCACCAAATCAAACCATTGGAGGAAGAGTAGTGGTTCAAGCCGCCCTCGTCAGTCCCTCTCAGCGTGTTCaagatacatatctgatgttgcTTCATGCCGATCTCGTTTCATTAAAATCAGTAAATTTCCAAGATAACAGTAACAAAAGTGTGGACCCCTATTCTACTCCCCTTATGGAAAATACAGGTATCCACAAGTGGAGTTGCACTGCACTGATGTGCGAACAACTACCGCTTTCTTAACTTATTATAATATGTATGTTTTCTTCAAGTGGGACGTTAACTTCCTGGTTATATTTATGGAATGATGATGGTGTGTTTAAATGCCAGTCAGCTGAAACAAACGCAGGATCTGATGTATATTCCGAAATCTGCTGATTTGCCACACAGGCCCATAATGTCACTGTCCCCTTAAAACTGTAGCTGGATGGCTGCCAACAAGGAAGCCGACGGCAGATTTTGCTCTCTCATCCTTACTCAGGGAAACACATGGAGTCTGTCTAATACCACCGTCTGTGAACAATACAAGGTACTAAGGTACAAGGTACTAGCCAGAGTCACTTCATTTTGCATCAGTTGTCATTTTTGCATTTAGACAGACACAtcagaaataaacattttctaaaactttattgtttaaaaatagCTCAGCTGTAACAATGAGTGTatggaaatgaaaaacattttttgtgcaAAGTCATGGATGATTAATCCTACAAGATACTGTACCAAAACATAGAGTACTTCATACAGAGGTGTATTTGGTCATTCATCATCAGACAACAGGTCATTTCAAGAAAATGAAGTCAGTCCAACACTTCCCCATTCTGGCCATAATTACACATCTTATTGCGCATACATTTCCTCTTCTCGAAGTTCCTGAAATTACACAATGCCACTAAATCAAAagggtaaaaaataaaaccaaaaataaaaatatattttgtttttgttacccTGATTCTTTCCCAGGCTTCAGCTCTGTCCTCAGGGAAGACAGGATTTTTGTCGAGTCTTTCCAGCTGTGGCACTAGTATCAGCACATTTATCCGGTATTCGGAATTTTCCGCGACTGGGTTCCCAGAGAGAACCAACACGCGAAGGCTTTGTGACAGAAAGCCAATGTATCGTAGAGCATTCTCATCTATGATTGCATTGCCTCTAAGGGAGAAAGAAGACAAATTATGGGATTAATATCTTTCTGATTTTTTACTGACTGGATTATTGGAAGCGTTATTACGACTGATCTTTATTATTACAACACATTGtagtcatgtgaaaaataaagttatCCATAGCACtttatgcagtcctgtgaaaaactaagtacaacATAACTGCTTCCAttggaattaagagggtaagtagcagccaagGGCTACTAATCAAATTGCACTTGATTCACTGAGTTGATTAATCTGTGACAAAAAAGAATGATCAAGTACAGCTTATTTGGAAGGGTTGACAAGAAAAAGTCTATTccttctaaaaaaaacaaaacaaaacgtggCAACACAGCTTAGATTTGCAAAGCTGCATTTGAACAAACCGGAAGACTTGtgaaacaatgtcctttggaaagacatgacaaaagtgaaaatgtttatctgtaatgcacagcaccatttgtggtgaaaaccaaacacagcttATTAGGACAAACACCTCAGgccaactgtcaagcatggtggtagagaatgatgatttgggcttgttttgtagCCAtaggacctgggcaccttgcaaTCATTGAGTTGAACACAAACTTTTCTGTACACCAAAATATTATAGGACAACagtcccaagcacagcagcaaatctacaacagaatgtctgaaaaaagaaaatgtgttgcCACAGTGTTGCAATGTCCCAGTCAAAGTCAAGACTTCAGTCTCAGTGAAATGCTTTGACAGAACCTTAAGAGAGATGTTCATAAACAAATGCCCCCAAACCCCAACGAACTGAAGAAATGTTGTAAAGAAGTaaaccaaaattcctccacaatgtaAGAGACTGATTAATTCATACacaattacttcaagttattgctgctaaagtgGTTCTTAAATCTAGTTAATTATGGTGTCTACTTAGTTTCTCACAGGACTGAAGTTTTCCATGTGACCATGCACCTGGCATTGAGGTACTGAAGACACTTCATGCTGGGACTGAGGCCGTCGAGCGACTCTAGCTGATTGTCTCGAAGGTGAAGTGTGGTGAGGCGCTCTAACTTCTCCAAACCCTCAAGACGTTTGATAGCATTTTGGGCCTAGACAGAAAGCAAGACTAGTCACAAGCAACCAGGTACTTGGTTTATTACATGGGGATCAGGATAGTGGTAGAGGATAAACTTTATCAATCATGTTTGTGTTAATAACCAAACCAAGACACTTTGTGTACCAGATACAATTGCTGGAGATGTGGGAGGTTGATGCCATCAGTGGTTTCCAAGTGATTTCCCCTCAACTCTAGAGTTACCAGATTTGCAAAACTGCCATACTGGAAACCATTAAGCCTCTGAATACGGTTACCTGCAAACAAGGTTTGTTGGGAAATGTTCATCTTTAGTTAAGTCAAATATTGCTTTTAACAGTGATAACATGTGGAATAGTAAATTCCCATCTTTTTGCAGGAACAACTGTTTATATCAAATAACAGTGACAATATCTTTCGCTTAAcgtattttattatatttacaagaCAACTTCTGCGGCTTGGATAAGTGATGGGGGAACCAACTATTAACGGTTTCTTACTTGACTGGCCTTGCCATAGAGATCGCCAGATTAGCTGAAAAAATTCATTCCACTTTACCTGACGTAAAACCAACAAACCAACCTGTAAGATTGAGGCTTTCCAAGGCAGGCCCAACTAGGCCATCTACATCAGTTAGCTGATTCATTGCTATACTCAGCCACTGCAGGTAGGTCAGTTGAGCAAACGGTTGCTCTTTGAAGCACATCACAGCATTATTGTCGACCTACAAAAGACAAATTACATTcaataaatgtaattaaatggaTTTTTACTGACAGCCACAAAGTTGTCCTCAACTAAATGTACAAGGAATTTCTTCTTGCCTTCAGCCAAAGAAGCTGGGTCAGAGATGACAAAGGAGAAAGATCAGCAAGGTGGTTGTTGGATAAATCCAGAAAACGTATGTGAATATAACTGTTGATTGCAGCTATATCATCCAGTCCTCTAAGGGTGAAGAAAACTGGTTTGAATCAGAAGAAACTCTTTCAAGATAACAGAACAGTTTTGCTCTGCGGGCATTTCTCTAATTACCTTTTCTGAAGGTTCAGCTTGACAAATGCGTGTGCTAATCCATTTCCTGTTCGGCAAAGCAATGACAGCCCTTGACTTATGATTTCTTGGGTTAAATGTTGAACTTCTACCTGTACAAAAATGAGATATAAATGAAAGGCTAGTGGCTTCAACACAGAAACGACAAAAGTACtacaactttattttattcaaaacacaaaatgaatgaCAGCTTAAATTGCACAATGATAAACCAATGACAGCAAGTTATCATGTAAGGTGAAGGTCAGGCTAGCCACTTTGTtcggtacacctgttcaaccgcTCATTAGGGTAAGTATCTAATCAGTCAATCAAATGGCACCAACTCAATGTATTCAGGCATACATTCAGAGTTAAAACAACCCAGTCAGTGGCTGAAACGACccagtgaaactgaaactggGCACAGGAATGGGGAAGAAAACTGACATTGAATGTGGCACAGTTCTTGGTGCCAGACGGGCTGGTTtgagtattttagaaactgctgatctaccaggattttccccacacaaacatttctagggtttacagacagtagtccaaaaaaagagaaaatatccagtgagcgaaAATTTCTTGTTGATATCAGAGGTCAAAGAATGGCCAGACTCATGACAACCAAAATATACAGAAGAGCATTTTTGAATGCATCACATGTTGAACCTTGAAGTAGATgggcaacagcagcagaagaccacattgAGTTCCACTCCTGTCACCTGTGAGTAAGAAACTGAATCTAAATTCCCACAGaatcaccaaaattggacaacaaaacactggaaaatgttgagtcttgatttctgctacAACATTTGTATGATAGGGTCAGAAactggtgtaaacaacatgaaatatatataaaatatattgtatatattaaaaaattatatatataaaatatatataaacacatgtatatatatacactgctttttaatttatttattttattctatttatttatttatttattttccacctTCGATGTATattggtttctctttttcttactttagcacctttgtggtccagctacccaatttcgctgtgcaagaaactgcacaatgacaataaaaagctctaagtctCTCTAAGAAAGCATGGATTCAGCCTctcttgtatcaacagttcagtaATTGCTGACCATAGCTCTCTCTTCATGTACCCATCTTCTATTGGGTGCTTTCGGGTAGATGGCGTGCAATGTCGCAAAGCTCAAATAATTTCAGACTGGTCCCTTGAAGATGACAGCAAGTTCACCAGATCGCAATCCAATAAAGCACCTTGGCGTGTATAATCATGGATGTTCAGCTGACAAATTTGCAGCAAATGTGAGATGCTGTCATCAACCAAAATCTGTGAGGAATGGTTACCAACACTGTGTTGAACCTATGCCACACAGAATTAACACAGTTCAGAAGACAAAAGTCTTCTCTTAGCCAAGGTATATCTGGCTAGTAATGGTCCAACACATTACTAGCCACTGATTTGACCGTTTTGCCAAGACAGTTTCCCAGAGAAGCCTACcgtcagaaaaagaaaattaagatcttcattgaaaaatgtttttattctaaGACTAGGCTTAATCCATGTCAGTGAAACCGCCAGCAGAGGGCCACTCCCAAGGCTCAAACTGTCATTTATTAgtccagaggttcccaaagcgtggggcccgccccctagggggggcgcagagccattgcaggggggggggggcggtatgaaaaaaaaaaaaaaagagcgcttgacACTGTGGGCAGGTTTTTgatggggctcccacacaaacgcaaagcaggagatgaagcatcgccaaatatgtttccaaaccaacttcgtcccaagccaaagacaggaaaatatggtgaacccattttgcacagagaggcattttttgaaaaatgtattgatagcaatgttgaatattattacacaagaaaaaaaacaactacacgtaaaataattacaccgtgacgcctctgcctttctaaatggagggacagtaactgcgtgtgtatatgtaagcgtgtaaaacctgaagatagtcagattaacagtaacagtattttgtctctgcCATTCTgtaattcatctcatgtaaacaataatgtggcgcacagcgtgacgtgaaaagaggcacatacctttgacgttgcgtgacgaactctgtaatcctcgtccacaaaaaaggagttttaaataatctccgttttcggtgaatcgcaacgccgtttacgtgttgacgaaaagcccaaacgcatagaaacagatgagttttcaaaaatacccgtgtaggtgtggacgtagcgtaaaagagttagtagtatattttatcaatgcctgtaatttattgccttttaattgtatttgcttaattgtttactaaatgtttgaggtgtgaaataaaccgcaatggagcaaaatatgggtgtgtgtgtttggaggatgtgtttgtgggggggggttaggtggtggtggggcgcgaacatttttcttgtaaaaaaggggggcctggcaaaaaaagtttgggaaccactgtcaACAACTAGAATTTAAATATGGAAGACCTTCAAAATCATTTATGGGAGTACTTTACAATAAGCTGGGCCTCTTTTGGAAACTAGTGACCCATTACTAATATGCCCAGAAAATACCCTGTGTAGCGGGTTAAATGGTGCACACACAAGAGTAAACAGACAAGCTCCAACTTTATCAAAGACATTACGTTGAGTCTGTTTGGGTAATCAGGGTGATGCACGTGATTCATACGAAATTGACAGCACAGAGCTACCCCCGAGCATATACGAGTTAGCTGCAAATATGCTCGGCAGACGCCCCCCCCATTTACTTTCATACCTTCTCATCTTCGGCTTCTTTAAGgtgttcttcttctccttccacATCCGATAATACTGGGTCTTCGTCAAAGTCAGACATCCTGTTTAGTAACCCTTATAATTTGACTAGTTACAGACCAGCTGAAGAGTGGATTAGAGAACTGCAACAGAATTGCCAACCAGCTAACTTGCTTATTTTGTGACTGCTGCCCGACCAAGCTGGCTATCTATTTACAGTGTTTAGCGTTGTACATTTATGTTAGAACTACTGCCAATACATGCAGACACTATGAAGACACTGAATGTTACCTCCCAACGTAATATGAAGGAAAGACAGCTAAATTTATTGGTTATTACAGGTAATCCAAGTGTTGTTCACGTTTTTTCTCCGATGGCTCTCAACAAACCGACGACTGAATTTGTTGCTGATCACCATAGAAACCATTCCGCGGTAACCGGAGCACAATTATTTTAAGGAACACACAAAAGTAGTTTGCAACAGCTATACAGTTTCACCATTTCACAGTGTTGCTTTACAAACCCGATGCCAACAGTCACATTACATTCCTCTTTTTTGTGCGGATAAACAGCTTTGGAAATTTCAATGCAAAATGTTGACATATTAGCTACAGTTTACTGACTAGCCCACACAATACACGAGTCAATATTGgtgaaaatgtattattttgaaTTCATTTACATGAGCTTGATGAAACACGGTCACATTACTGAacaaatatagaaataaaaaatacttttctgAAAAGTTAGCTTTTACAATGTGAATCTATACCTGCTATATGATAAACTGAGACACTTTAACCCTATACACTAGTGTTAGCATGATCCTGTCCAATTCATGAGGCCAGAGTCTGTTAGCTTTCACTGTTGTATAAAAatgctctttttaaaatgtacacaGTTCATGCCCAGATTAGTCATTCACTGAATGACAAGGCATAtagcattaattaaaaaaaaaaatctatggtGCATAGACAGTAATATTAAAAATCCCAATTTGCTGACATAAAGACAGCAAATGTTTTCCCGTCCACAAAACTTCTTTATCACACACAGGCTCTGAAGCAAGTGAGAACTCAAAACTGCATCATTCAGGAAGCAAGCAAAAAGGTGCAATCTGTGCAATATCCTGACATCTACTGCTACAGGATCAGTTCATAAGATTATTACCACTGAGCACTGCCATTGTTGAGGTAACTAATGTCAaatcaaaatacattttttttaaatatatttatctaTATGATGTTAATGGTGAAGTGTTGCGTGCTGGGCTTTGTCTTTGTCCTTTCTGGGTCAGGAAGATTAATGGTCACTCCACTTGCATATTGCGCAACAGAAGTCCTCTTTTCACACCTCCCTGTAGCATTCTTGCACCGAGACTAGTGTCTGTGATCCCATCACTacaggaagaaaacaaaaactataaGGGGACACACAAGTACAAATAAGTTGTGTCACAGTTGCACCAATCAGCAACATCACCACCTCACAAAGCTGTAACTAGAAtaaaactaaagtaaaaacttGAGAACCAGTCCATGGTAGTGTCAATAGCAAGCTTTAACCCTGAGTAAGTTGCAAAAAACATACAGCGTCTAGTTAGTGGCATCACTGCTGCTTCCTTACATGGGGTTAAACTTCCTCTTCTTAAGTTCAGGACCGTCAAGTCCACCTGTGAgtctctgaaaaaagaaaagattaaattattttaaaaaaacactaatTTCAACATTATTCTGCAGATGTGGAGGATTGACCAACCTCTTTGCTTGCAGCTTCCTGCTGGGCTCTTCTCTGCTCCAGGTTTTGCTGAGGGCACAGATAAAGAAGTGAAATTCAAGTcacagctgcaacaggaattCCAAACTGGATTTTACACTCAACTTTTATTGGTCTTATATGCAACATACTACCCTCATTGAGTTTACACACCCTGTAAAACTGAATCTGAATGGATGGCTGTTAAAAAGTAGATTAAGATGACCTTGCTTCACTGGACAGATTAAAATAAtaagaactttatttatagGCTCTGCTTTCAGGCTTTAGAAGCCAGAAACCAAATTCAACTTACTTTAGGTGCATAATAAGCACATGTATACACCTGCATCTGCCCACTTTCAAATTCTCCAATTTCACAACATTTGTCAATCACCAATAACAGCAGCTGGTGGTGTGCCTTAGTACTTGTACACACAAGTGCAGAATGTATGGTGTTGCTCCTCAACAGAGCACTGATGCTACTTATCATTTGTAGAGTTTTTATGATAAAGTAAAACTTGATTTAAACCACCTTATGTAGCTCAGAAAGCTGCTGGTGCCTGATGAGGGCCTCCTTGCTTGGGAACTGCCTCCTACACAGCAGACAGGCCAGTTTAACCCAGTCTGTCAATCTTCCTTCCTTTTCATCCTTCTCGCCTCCTTCTTCTTCACTGTCAGTTTCTCCACTGTAGGCTGGGACCAGACCCTGCTGCCGAGGAGGCGACTGCTCAgggaacaataaaaagaaaaagaaaataaagaaaatgtacaCCTCTAACACCTacaaaatctctctctctctctcccccatTTCCTTACCTCTGCACTTTGGCGGATCTGATCCAGAAAAATCTGAGGCCGTTCAGACAGTGCCCCctggaagacagaaaaaaaattgattGGATTCAGTGATCTGTTAATATCTGGGCCTATGATTCAGAGACAGTTACAGGACTCACTATCACAACCTCATGCCCTGAGGGTTCAGACATTTACAGATAAAACACACCTTTTTCTCTAGAACAGCATAGCCTGCATCAGCACTCGCAGACTCTCTATGATCATCTAGGCGACTGTGTCCAGGTGCCCGAGTATAACCAGGAGGTGCTGTTGAGCCGGTGGCAGGGGATGAAGAGACAGAACGCATGTTCTCCTTTTGTCTATTGAGACTTTTAGCCCAACGCTCCATGTCTTTGGCAATCTATTATAACAAACCCCAAGAAACTCAGTTAAAATATGTAGTTAagtaatttttaaatgtcaaactGAATGGGTGGCAAACTATGAAATCCAACTTAGCAATTCAAAACGTTTTGAGTGACGTAAATTTAGACCATAGTCCTGACTCATTTTGATCAGAGGTGGATTATAATGTCAGCTACAATTAGCCATTAGCAGAGATATTTTTTAAACCAGAAATTATAATGTCCAAAAGCTGATTTCTGTGTATCAGCACCTGTTGAGCCGTTTTATTCTtgggtttgtcttttttctccttGCTGCCAGAGGTAGCAAACGGTGATTCCGTAGGAGCTGCACCATCACTTGGAGGAGCACCTTCTGTGTTTGACTGACTGGCAGCAGGAATGTAAGTATGTTTCTCTCCATCCCAGTACATGTACTGCTGAGTGTGAGAGTTGTAGTAGTACTGCAAAGACAAAGGGAAATGCAAAACCAAACTGAAATACCAAGGGGCAtaagcaaaacacacacacacacaaatgtccTACAAAACATATAGATTGCTTTACAGTTACCATGGGCTGTTTACCTGTGAATTTGGGTCATAGTAGAGACCTGTGAATGGGTCATAATAGTAGCCAGAGCTTTCGTCATAGTGGTATGTGGAGACATCTGGCACAGCTGTAGTATAAGACACATGGTATTTGCATCAGGGTCAGATTTCCAATATTTTTTCCTGAATGAAAGGTAAGCTTGACAGTAGTCAGCAGCATCAAACTCAAACttcaaaatgcatttatttgcaATCATTAGCCAAGATGTAAATTCCCCAGAGGGAACACTAAATACATAAAGCCTTACGATACTGCTGGAGCTCATGTTCAGTCCCTGGGATTGCAGGCTGGCTGGGTCCAGCTGGTTGTGGTTTTCCCACTATTTCAACCTGTGAAGTGACAGagcttttaaaaacagcttttacaaAATTACAAGGAACAAATggaataaagaaggaaaaagcatCAAGTTCTACCTGTGTCCCCGGTGTGGTGGCAGCTGTGGTGATTAGAGGAGTCTGTGTATGAATGAGCGGCTGCTGCACAACCACCGATGCAGGTTTGGCTGCTTCAGATGAAATGATAGCTGCACATGGACAAGCAAGTGCAAATAAGTGGCTTAAGAGGAagcttaatataaatgtatgcaACTATatgatatatagatatatgtgtGTTATAAACTTATTGGCATGTCATACAAACCTGGGGCTGCTCCTCCTGCGTAGGATCCATTCAGGGAAGCTACTCCACTTGTCAAAGCAGCAACCCTGTTATCTGCTTGGGGTTTGAAAGTTGTGCCATCTTGCCCTGCATACTCAAGCCCTTCCTGACTGTATGTTactgctgccccctgctgaTACACACTTGTATCAACACTCTGGCCTCCACCTGGTCCATTTTGAGTGGtctgagaatttaaaaaaataaatacgaTACAATGATCATGCAATCTGTACTAAGGATGTGGAATATATGCTGTAATAGGTCAAAATTTAGATTACCTGAGTGACAGCCCACTGTGCAGCAGCAATAGCTGTGCTGGCCACTGTAGCAGCACTCACTCTGCTACCATCCGTTACAAATACATCCCTAACATAGACAAGAGACAGAGTGAGGGTTTTAATCAAAAAGTTTTTGGAGGGTTGGTTACATTGAATAGCTTAATTTCAACCATCATTGCTCTTCTAATACATTTAAGGTTATCTTCACAAAATgctatttataattttaataatcacatgatcaacCTGCATTTCTTTGTAATGTGATCAGTCAATTTACTAGTCTAATTTCAAATGCCAGTAAAATGCCTGATTCTTACATAGTACCTTGCTCTAGCACACAAAGCACGTTATACAACATATGTCATTGAAGGCGTCGTGatttagtgctatataa contains:
- the lrrc23 gene encoding leucine-rich repeat-containing protein 23 isoform X2 — its product is MSDFDEDPVLSDVEGEEEHLKEAEDEKVEVQHLTQEIISQGLSLLCRTGNGLAHAFVKLNLQKRGLDDIAAINSYIHIRFLDLSNNHLADLSPLSSLTQLLWLKVDNNAVMCFKEQPFAQLTYLQWLSIAMNQLTDVDGLVGPALESLNLTGNRIQRLNGFQYGSFANLVTLELRGNHLETTDGINLPHLQQLYLAQNAIKRLEGLEKLERLTTLHLRDNQLESLDGLSPSMKCLQYLNARGNAIIDENALRYIGFLSQSLRVLVLSGNPVAENSEYRINVLILVPQLERLDKNPVFPEDRAEAWERIRELREEEMYAQ
- the lrrc23 gene encoding leucine-rich repeat-containing protein 23 isoform X1, which codes for MSDFDEDPVLSDVEGEEEHLKEAEDEKVEVQHLTQEIISQGLSLLCRTGNGLAHAFVKLNLQKRGLDDIAAINSYIHIRFLDLSNNHLADLSPLSSLTQLLWLKVDNNAVMCFKEQPFAQLTYLQWLSIAMNQLTDVDGLVGPALESLNLTGNRIQRLNGFQYGSFANLVTLELRGNHLETTDGINLPHLQQLYLAQNAIKRLEGLEKLERLTTLHLRDNQLESLDGLSPSMKCLQYLNARCMVTWKTSVLGNAIIDENALRYIGFLSQSLRVLVLSGNPVAENSEYRINVLILVPQLERLDKNPVFPEDRAEAWERIRELREEEMYAQ